The Henckelia pumila isolate YLH828 chromosome 2, ASM3356847v2, whole genome shotgun sequence genome includes a window with the following:
- the LOC140883359 gene encoding AP2/ERF and B3 domain-containing transcription factor At1g51120-like: MEEPSVVSGTAFTNQLSEEVSQSDTDNKQFPPKNLKHNVSASTSRFKGVVSQQNGHWGTQIYANHERIWLGTFKSEQEAAMAYDSAAIKLRNGDSFRNFPWTDLTIHEPSFQSQFSTESILSMIKDGSYAAKFSEYLRAQAQCINSNQAILNGVTGVKVRQLFEKELTPSDVSKLNRLVIPKKYAVKYFPQISKTEEDNGGGIEDIELAFFDRSMRSWKFRYCYWKSSQSFVFTRGWNRFAKEKGLRSKDRVIFSIFESNNGLSGVRRLSMIDVAYNEGHYNDGEAIITKVNENFASGDDSIEDKVDTKVREDHAYNSPEVKKKGFKLFGVQII, translated from the coding sequence ATGGAAGAACCAAGTGTTGTTTCCGGAACTGCATTTACCAATCAGCTGTCTGAAGAAGTGTCTCAATCCGACACCGACAACAAACAGTTTCCTCCCAAGAATCTTAAACACAATGTGTCTGCCTCCACCTCAAGATTCAAAGGTGTTGTTAGCCAACAAAATGGGCACTGGGGAACCCAAATATACGCGAATCATGAGCGTATTTGGCTTGGGACGTTTAAATCCGAGCAAGAAGCTGCAATGGCATATGATAGTGCAGCTATCAAGCTTCGCAATGGGGACTCATTTAGAAACTTCCCTTGGACTGATTTAACCATCCACGAGCCAAGTTTCCAGAGCCAGTTTAGCACAGAATCCATCCTAAGCATGATCAAAGATGGCTCCTACGCTGCCAAATTTTCCGAATATTTAAGGGCTCAAGCACAATGCATTAACAGTAATCAAGCTATATTGAATGGTGTCACCGGGGTTAAAGTGAGGCAACTTTTCGAAAAGGAGCTCACTCCCAGCGACGTGAGTAAGCTTAACCGACTTGTTATTCCCAAAAAGTATGCTGTAAAATATTTCCCTCAGATTTCTAAGACCGAGGAAGACAACGGAGGTGGCATAGAAGACATAGAACTTGCGTTTTTCGACAGGTCCATGAGGTCGTGGAAGTTTCGGTATTGTTATTGGAAAAGTAGCCAAAGTTTTGTTTTCACTAGGGGTTGGAATAGATTTGCAAAGGAAAAGGGGCTAAGATCTAAGGACAGGGTTATTTTTTCAATCTTTGAATCTAATAATGGATTGTCTGGAGTTCGGAGGCTTAGTATGATCGACGTCGCCTATAACGAGGGTCATTATAACGACGGTGAGGCCATTATAACCAAGGTGAATGAGAATTTTGCTTCCGGAGATGATTCAATAGAGGATAAAGTTGATACCAAAGTGAGGGAAGATCATGCTTACAATTCTCCAGAAGTGAAGAAAAAGGGTTTTAAACTTTTTGGGGttcaaattatttaa
- the LOC140878175 gene encoding uncharacterized protein, with translation MEAGSGSSNYSFLGSCEYKEDLYMISICNGFSLMELFLSLGRKCEEIAPQNVIFQYLAPHRKLYVTLKEDDDVRNMTHLHTAMRLTIINMRAVKKDHMEGNNSGRHESEEETRTSTDRYLDVGLVSNSLDAWSHCIRGEGQIFTDAAEFRNYAKKYAIATRRSFKYKKNDSEKVIIICSVKTCSWRIYVSRHKADNIFGIRKCNLVHTCGDDNLRSRGHPRADASWVANVVIDRLRGGPSYRPCMMLTDLQRDFGVELNYQKVWKGKELAMHDIHGAEDGSYDKLRWYCSAIKETNPGSIVECEIDHCTNKFKRLFICFNACVVGFINGCRPLIFLDGTHIKNKYRGCILVAVAKDANEDLFTLAYSVVDAENDNNWGWFCFQLKDALLSHRMMGFDEFTFFSYRHPGILKAVHLVFPSSHHAYCLRHLVDNFVHKVMKSYPLHNKKHWSSVFKKAAYAPSRKEFDEHINNIVVSMPLAGQFIVSSCPESWANALFPGNRWGVINNNIAESWNNWVKAARHLPIVAMVDHILLQIMDMMHRRRETTMRMVKRFSPSKENVVAKTYAESRSLKVHKACGWSFEVVDGDKSFGVDLSARTCSCRAWQINRLPCKHACAAIESKSLSLYDFCDKYFHIELYREAYKGILNPIPTFNMYDSNPEHPSIINAPDVRIQPGRRRTQRIPSQVQSRVSKCGKVAYWNKHFARMHLQEGLLDPAAIMEAYFCVD, from the exons ATGGAAGCTGGATCTGGATCTTCAAATTATTCATTTTTGGGTAGCTGCGAGTATAAAGAAGATCTTTATATGATCTCCATTTGTAATGGCTTTAGTCTAATGGAGTTGTTTCTTAGTCTTGGGAGAAAATGTGAGGAGATTGCTCCACAAAATGTGATCTTTCAATATCTAGCTCCCCATCGAAAGTTGTATGTGACGTTGAAAGAAGACGATGACGTTCGTAACATGACACATCTTCACACGGCTATGAGACTGACAATAATTAATATGAGGGCAGTGAAAAAAGATCATATGGAAGGGAACAATTCGGGGAG GCAtgaatctgaagaggagacaCGGACTAGTACTGATCGCTATCTTGATGTGGGTTTGGTGAGCAATTCCCTAGATGCTTGGAGTCACTGCATCCGTGGAGAAGGTCAAATTTTCACGGATGCTGCAGAATTTCGAAACTATGCCAAAAAATATGCAATTGCTACGAGACGatcttttaaatataaaaagaaTGACAGTGAGAAAGTTATTATAATTTGTAGTGTGAAAACATGTTCTTGGAGAATATATGTCTCAAGACATAAAGCTGACAATATTTTTGGCATTAGAAAATGTAACCTAGTGCATACGTGTGGGGATGACAATCTTCGTAGCAGAGGACATCCTAGAGCCGATGCTTCGTGGGTTGCCAATGTTGTGATTGACAGATTGAGAGGAGGGCCCTCTTATCGGCCGTGCATGATGTTGACAGATTTACAAAGAGATTTTGGAGTTGAGCTCAATTACCAGAAGGTTTGGAAAGGAAAAGAATTAGCTATGCATGACATTCATGGTGCAGAAGATGGATCGTATGATAAATTACGATGGTATTGTAGTGCTATCAAAGAAACTAATCCTGGAAGTATTGTTGAGTGTGAAATTGACCACTGTACTAATAAATTTAAACGGTTATTTATCTGTTTCAATGCATGTGTAGTTGGTTTCATCAATGGATGTAGGCCCTTGATTTTCTTGGATGGAACTCACATTAAAAATAAGTACAGGGGATGTATTTTGGTTGCTGTAGCAAAGGATGCTAATGAAGATCTTTTCACATTAGCATATTCGGTTGTAGATGCTGAAAATGATAACAATTGGGGATGGTTTTGTTTCCAGCTAAAAGATGCCTTGCTTTCTCATCGCATGATGGGGTTCGATGAGTTCACATTTTTCTCTTACAGACATCCTGGGATACTTAAGGCTGTTCATTTAGTATTCCCAAGCAGTCATCATGCATATTGTCTACGGCATTTGGTAGATAATTTTGTGCATAAG GTCATGAAAAGCTACCCACTTCACAACAAAAAGCATTGGTCGTCCGTTTTCAAGAAAGCTGCATATGCCCCATCAAGGAAAGAGTTCGACGAGCATATTAACAACATAGTAGTGTCAATGCCACTTGCCGGACAGTTCATTGTGAGTTCTTGTCCAGAAAGTTGGGCAAATGCATTGTTTCCAGGTAACCGATGGGGTGTTATAAATAATAACATTGCTGAATCTTGGAATAATTGGGTTAAAGCAGCACGCCATCTTCCTATTGTGGCCATGGTGGACCATATTCTCCTTCAAATTATGGACATGATGCACAGAAGACGTGAGACAACAATGAGGATGGTTAAAAGATTTAGTCCTTCAAAAGAGAATGTTGTTGCGAAAACATATGCTGAATCTCGCAGCTTGAAAGTGCACAAGGCATGTGGCTGGAGTTTTGAGGTTGTTGATGGTGATAAATCATTTGGTGTTGATTTGTCTGCTAGGACTTGTTCGTGCAGAGCATGGCAGATTAATAGACTTCCATGCAAGCATGCATGTGCTGCCATAGAATCAAAATCTTTGTCgttatatgatttttgtgacAAATACTTTCATATAGAGTTGTATCGTGAAGCTTATAAAGGAATTCTAAATCCGATCCCCACGTTTAACATGTATGATTCCAATCCTGAACATCCATCCATAATCAATGCGCCTGATGTTCGAATTCAACCGGGCCGAAGAAGAACTCAAAGGATACCATCACAAGTCCAATCACGTGTGTCAAAGTGTG GAAAAGTCGCATATTGGAACAAGCATTTTGCGAGGATGCATCTACAAGAAGGTTTACTCGATCCAGCTGCAATAATGGAGGCGTATTTTTGCGTTGATtga
- the LOC140884229 gene encoding uncharacterized protein has translation MENIDIFLYFGGHIIVDSGSIVYSIPYTRPMRVLRTITLSELVEAVHQILRIDPTTFTLKLSTKYSFMENSSWHEIQVNLVDDNALEFMMQSPNIRILHLYVEANQIDHHVGHVDQESDILHVTEGMDNMYLYPESGSWDQYIAGTSEPDPASWPESTRIWEQNYGEANWNSEIQNFVPRVDDPRSENEDVQISDTEPEMSYGESEEEDDDDVEDVNDDVHVNIHANTDEGTSSRPPPRQKLQRQDVPFFSTTSDMPSFFNTYFGEEIPDSIGVPHDMRTRYYNEERGELCVNMVFKDKKDLIASVKDYSVRVSRREYLVVESTRILWKIQCKNDSSTVRCRWGLRASFKEKTGYWKITRYGGPHTCISTNVGIDHHNLNSDMVAHTLLGIVRCDPSYEIKYIIESVKDKYGYQISYTKAWRSLKRAVEIVYGTWESSVQLLPKYMRALCKYNIGTIVDWKHLRNNEEIKTLNYCFWAFKPCTNGFRHCRKIISVDGTHLYTKYKHKMLIAVTLDANNQVLPLAFAIVDEETSDSWKWFLENVGRHVVCGENGVCLISDRHKGIVRAVENLPYFKPPQGVHRFCLRHVCSNFNSRFKDVHLKDLCWEAGSQHQICKFDATMEAIKNKNILAHRYLDGISKEKWSMAHDGGWRRGVMTTNMSECLNSVLKGARRLPISAIVHLTLLRCVQYFIERVAKGQRMVQENQLWSDYARRKYEEWAKKSSEHRVVKYDVRSQTAQVATGGRPSRGQHMQVVRISTTDCSCGKWTIFGIPCSHAICTAKWHSLDPTTLVQSWYNISEYLATYEKRFEPLADERYWDRPTFELQHNPVRRERRRAGRDTTTRLRNEMDMPIARERQQRRTNRSIR, from the exons ATGGAAAacattgatatatttttatattttggtgGTCATATTATTGTGGATAGTGGATCGATTGTGTATAGTATTCCTTATACTAGACCGATGCGAGTTCTACGTACCATTACTTTGTCCGAGTTGGTTGAAGCTGTGCATCAAATATTGAGGATTGATCCAACTACTTTTACTCTCAAATTGTCAACGAAATATTCTTTTATGGAAAATTCATCTTGGCATGAAATTCAAGTCAATCTTGTCGATGACAACGCTTTAGAGTTTATGATGCAATCTCCCAATATACGTATATTGCATTTGTACGTGGAAGCAAACCAAATTGACCATCACGTTGGTCATGTCGACCAAGAATCGGATATTTTACACGTCACCGAAGGAATGGACAACATGTATCTTTATCCTGAAAGTGGATCGTGGGATCAATATATCGCCGGCACATCAGAACCTGATCCTGCAAGTTGGCCGGAAAGTACACGTATTTGGGAACAAAATTATGGTGAAGCAAATTGGAAttcagaaattcaaaattttgtgccACGTGTTGATGATCCTAGGAGTGAAAACGAAGATGTCCAGATAAGCGATACAGAGCCAGAGATGTCATACGGGGAgtctgaggaagaagatgatgacgatgttgaagATGTGAATGATGATGTACATGTGAATATCCATGCAAATACTGATGAGGGAACATCATCTCGTCCACCACCTCGTCAGAAATTACAGAGGCAAGATGTTCCTTTCTTTTCTACCACTTCTGATATGCCATCTTTTTTTAATACATATTTTGGAGAAgagattcctgattctattggcGTACCTCATGACATGCGGACAAGATACTATAATGAGGAGAGAGGAGAACTATGTGTAAACATGGTTTTCAAGGATAAAAAAGATCTGATTGCATCTGTGAAAGATTATTCGGTCAGAGTTTCTAGGCGTGAATATCTTGTTGTTGAGAGCACACGCATTTTGTGGAAAATTCAATGCAAAAATGATTCTTCCACTGTCAGATGTCGTTGGGGTCTTCGCGCATCTTTCAAGGAGAAAACAGGTTATTGGAAAATAACCAGATATGGTGGGCCTCATACATGTATATCAACCAACGTCGGCATAGATCATCACAACTTGAATAGTGATATGGTTGCACATACACTATTGGGAATTGTACGATGTGATCCTTCGTACgagattaaatatataatagagAGTGTGAAAGATAAATATGGATATCAAATCTCGTATACGAAGGCGTGGCGGAGTCTGAAACGTGCAGTGGAAATTGTTTATGGAACTTGGGAGAGCTCTGTTCAATTACTGCCAAAATATATGCGTGCTCTTTGCAAATACAATATTGGAACAATTGTCGACTGGAAGCATCTCAGAAACAATGAAGAAATAAAAACATTGAACTATTGTTTTTGGGCATTCAAGCCGTGTACTAATGGATTTCGACACTGTCGAAAAATCATTAGTGTCGACGGTACACATTTGTACACAAAGTACAAACACAAAATGTTGATCGCTGTCACTCTCGATGCTAACAATCAAGTTCTACCATTGGCTTTTGCAATTGTCGATGAAGAAACGTCTGATTCCTGGAAGTGGTTTTTGGAAAATGTTGGACGACATGTTGTATGTGGCGAAAATGGTGTGTGTCTAATATCTGATAGGCACAAGGGAATCGTGCGAGCCGTTGAAAATCTACCCTATTTCAAACCTCCACAAGGTGTGCATCGTTTTTGTTTGCGGCACGTGTGCTCAAATTTTAATTCCAGGTTCAAAGATGTGCATTTGAAAGATTTGTGCTGGGAAGCAGGTAGTCAACATCAAATTTGTAAATTTGATGCAACAATGGAGGCAATTaagaacaaaaatattttggcaCACAGATATTTGGATGGAATATCAAAGGAAAAATGGAGTATGGCCCATGACGGAGGTTGGCGTCGTGGAGTGATGACGACCAACATGTCCGAGTGCTTAAACAGTGTGTTAAAGGGAGCTCGTAGACTGCCTATATCTGCAATAGTACACTTGACCCTTCTGAGATGTGTCCAATACTTCATTGAACGTGTGGCAAAAGGTCAACGTATGGTTCAAGAAAATCAATTGTGGTCGGATTATGCACGGCGAAAGTATGAGGAATGGGCAAAGAAATCTAGTGAACATCGTGTTGTTAAATATGATGTACGATCACAAACTGCTCAGGTTGCAACCGGAGGAAGGCCAAGTCGCGGCCAACACATGCAAGTGGTGAGAATATCAACAACAGATTGTTCATGTGGTAAATGGACAATTTTCGGCATCCCGTGTTCTCATGCTATTTGCACCGCTAAATGGCACTCGTTAGATCCCACGACACTTGTGCAGTCATGGTACAATATATCGGAGTACCTCGCAACGTATGAAAAAAGATTTGAACCTCTTGCAGATGAAAGATATTGGGATCGTCCTACCTTTGAGTTGCAACACAATCCAGTTAGACGTGAAAGAAGAAGAGCAGGTAGAGATACAACGACTCGACTAAGAAACGAGATGGACATGCCGATAGCGAGAGAGAGACAACAACGAAGAACTAACAG gagTATCAGATGA
- the LOC140879417 gene encoding CBL-interacting serine/threonine-protein kinase 6-like, whose protein sequence is MTNMGSESKCGGVLRGKYELGRFLGHGSFAKVYHARNLATGNSVAMKVVAKEKVIRVGMMEQVKREISVMKMMNHPGIVRLYEVMASKSKIYFAMEFVRGGELIAKVSKGRLLEDPARRYFQQLISAVDFCHSRGVYHRDLKPENLLLDGDGNLKVTDFGLSALSDHLRQDGLLHTTCGTPAYVAPEVIGKKGYDGAKADIWSCGVILYVLLAGYLPFQEDNIVAMYGKINRGDFKCPPWFSPESRKLITKMLDPNPTTRITIAKIMNSSWFKKKSTKSKLEQEFALGDEVINGKGNNETESLNAFHIISLSEGFDLSPLFENGKKVDKEELRFATMTPASGVISKLEEVAKTKNFSVKKSDSCVRLQGQESGRKGKLGIAADISAVTAAFLVVEVKKCSGDTLEYNQFCSKVLRPALKDIVWTTTGNSMPD, encoded by the coding sequence ATGACCAATATGGGTTCTGAATCGAAATGCGGCGGCGTGCTGCGTGGGAAGTACGAACTGGGCCGTTTCTTAGGCCACGGAAGTTTCGCCAAGGTTTACCATGCCAGGAATCTGGCCACAGGTAACAGCGTCGCCATGAAAGTGGTGGCAAAGGAAAAGGTCATCCGCGTCGGAATGATGGAGCAAGTCAAGCGCGAGATCTCCGTCATGAAGATGATGAATCACCCCGGCATCGTGCGCCTCTACGAGGTCATGGCCAGCAAGTCCAAGATTTACTTCGCCATGGAATTCGTTCGCGGCGGCGAGTTGATCGCCAAGGTCTCCAAGGGCCGCCTCCTCGAGGACCCCGCTCGCCGCTACTTCCAGCAACTCATCTCGGCCGTCGACTTCTGCCACAGCCGGGGCGTCTACCACCGCGATTTGAAGCCGGAGAATCTGCTCCTCGACGGAGATGGGAATCTCAAAGTCACCGATTTCGGGCTCAGTGCACTTTCCGACCACCTCCGCCAAGATGGTTTGCTGCACACAACGTGCGGCACGCCGGCATACGTCGCGCCGGAAGTCATCGGGAAAAAGGGATACGACGGAGCCAAGGCTGATATTTGGTCATGTGGGGTGATTCTTTATGTGCTTTTGGCTGGTTACTTGCCCTTCCAAGAAGATAACATTGTTGCTATGTATGGAAAAATAAACAGGGGAGACTTCAAGTGCCCGCCATGGTTTTCACCCGAATCCCGCAAGCTAATCACCAAGATGCTGGATCCGAATCCCACCACGAGGATAACCATCGCCAAGATCATGAATTCATCTTGGTTCAAGAAAAAAAGTACCAAGAGTAAACTAGAGCAAGAATTTGCATTGGGAGATGAAGTGATCAATGGAAAGGGGAATAATGAAACAGAGTCTTTGAATGCATTCCATATAATTTCCCTGTCTGAGGGATTCGATTTGTCTCCTCTGTTTGAGAACGGGAAGAAAGTTGATAAAGAAGAATTGCGATTTGCCACTATGACTCCTGCAAGTGGTGTAATCTCCAAGCTCGAAGAAGTGGCGAAAACGAAAAATTTCAGTGTGAAGAAGAGTGATTCTTGTGTTAGGTTGCAGGGGCAAGAGAGTGGAAGGAAAGGGAAACTGGGAATCGCCGCTGATATTTCCGCCGTGACGGCGGCGTTTCTGGTGGTGGAGGTGAAGAAATGTAGTGGTGATACTCTTGAGTATAATCAATTCTGCAGCAAAGTACTGAGACCTGCGCTTAAAGATATTGTTTGGACAACAACTGGGAATTCAATGCCTGATTGA